Part of the Mycolicibacterium thermoresistibile genome, CCCACCGTCGCACCCCACCACATAGGAGGCCCGGACCGGGGGATGCCCGTCGGCGAATTCGACGGTGACCCCGTCCTCCCCGGCGTCGGATGCCTCGACGCAGTTCTGCATCCGGTGACCGAACCGCACCTCGACGTGGTCGAATCGGTCCAGCCCGGCGTACAACTCGGCGTCGACCATCGGCTGCACGAACCCGTTGCGTTTGGGCCACCCGAATCGGGCGTCGGGCGGGGCCATCTCGGCGAGCAGCCGCCGTTTGGCGTCGAAGAACCGCAGGATCTGATTCGGCACGGTGTGCGGCAGGATGCGGTCGACGAGACCGATGCTCTGGAAGGTCCGCAACGCCTCGTCGTCGAGACCGACACCGCGGGGATAGTCGATGAGGGTGTCGCGCTCCTCCACCACCAGAGTGCGGACGCCTTGCAGGCCGAGGATGTTCGCCAGCGTCAGACCGGACGGTCCGGCACCGACGATTACGACGTCCACCCGTTCGGTCATGACCGGCCCAGCAGGAAGTCGATGTGCAACCGGTTGAAGGTCGCCGGATCCTCGTATTGCGGCCAGTGCCCGCAGCCGGGCATCACCTCGAACCGCGCACCCGGGATCATCGAGGCGATCCGCTTGCCCTCGTCGACGTCGGCGGTCGGGTCGTCACTGGTCCACACCACCAGGGTGGGAGCGGTGATCGCACCGTACTCCTCGGGGCCCAGGAGATTACGGGCCCTGATCTCCGGATCCTGCAGGGCCATGATGTTCCGCATCGCGTCGACGAACCCCGGCTGGCGGTAGATCTTCTGCCGGCTGGCGACGATGTCGTCGTAGCCTTTGGACTTGTCGGCCATCAGCCATGTGATCCGCGCCTGCACGGTGTCCCAGCTCGGGTTCTCCGCGGCGGCCATCGACAGTGTGATGATCCGCTTCATGACCTCGGGATCGGCCTGGGATCCGCCGGCGGTGTTGAGCACCAGCCGGTCCAGGCGGTCGGGACGGTCGATGGCGAAGCGTGAGGCGACCCAGCCGCCCAGCGACTCCCCGCTGATGTGCGCGCGGTCGGCGCCGATGGCGTCCAGCACGGCGGCCAGGTGCTCGACGTAGTGCCGGACCTCCAGTGGGTGGCCGGGCTTGTCGGTGTACCCGTGTCCCAGCATGTCGATCGACCAGGTGGAGAAGTGTTCGGCGTGCGCCTCCAGGTTCCGCACATACGCCTCGGCGTGACCGCCGGAGCCGTGCAGGAAGATCAGCACCGGCTTGTCGGCCTCACCGGCGTGCAGGTACCGGGTCCGCACCCCACCCGCGTCGAGATAGCCCTGGGTGAAGGCGACCCCCTGCAGATCGCTCCACACACTCTCGTGGTCGGTACTGGCCCCTGCCAAGGGCTCCCGTGTCATCCGTCCAGATCTCCTCTGTGTGAGCGGCCACCTGCGGCGGAAATGATGTTCTCATATTCTGCGAGTGA contains:
- a CDS encoding alpha/beta fold hydrolase is translated as MTREPLAGASTDHESVWSDLQGVAFTQGYLDAGGVRTRYLHAGEADKPVLIFLHGSGGHAEAYVRNLEAHAEHFSTWSIDMLGHGYTDKPGHPLEVRHYVEHLAAVLDAIGADRAHISGESLGGWVASRFAIDRPDRLDRLVLNTAGGSQADPEVMKRIITLSMAAAENPSWDTVQARITWLMADKSKGYDDIVASRQKIYRQPGFVDAMRNIMALQDPEIRARNLLGPEEYGAITAPTLVVWTSDDPTADVDEGKRIASMIPGARFEVMPGCGHWPQYEDPATFNRLHIDFLLGRS